A single genomic interval of Camelina sativa cultivar DH55 chromosome 11, Cs, whole genome shotgun sequence harbors:
- the LOC104721747 gene encoding ubiquitin carboxyl-terminal hydrolase 24 isoform X2 gives MIEKKVFVFGSFTEHETRLFLEQKPVKDPQNNKDKSVESLQFGSLNLVPENSSVNTNGELKKGQADGTVKSRPSSSQKRLDASIPVNSDKIVDNDATLPRKHSSRVPEHVGENGIVKEVSERKSLNNDVAVETDPTGVDKLGLSDGESDSLYKVSSSKFQALDSENFSSDSSSGSIKRKKNQMVPTEPVPPVKDFTPRGLINAGNLCFLNATLQALLSCSPFVQLLQGIQLKDIIKAESPTLTAFSEFISELDVPSNTSIRNNVTVVEAGRPFTPAMFEGVLRKFTPDVLNNMSGRPRQEDAQEFLSFIMDQMHDELLKLREHSPKVTAPNSLVVSSPNEDDEWETVGPKNKSAVTRTQSFVPSELSDIFGGQLRSVVKAQGSKASATVQPYLLLHLDIHPEGVLRIEEALQLFSAQEDLEGYRASVTGKAGVVSASKSIKIQKLSKIMILHLMRFSYGSQGSTKLHKRVKFPLELNLNRSLLVSSSNESLKYELVATITHHGGDPSKGHYTTDARRKNDQWLRFDDASVTAIGTKQVLHDQAYVLFYKQV, from the exons ATGATTGAAAAGAAG GTATTTGTGTTTGGATCCTTTACAGAACATGAAACCAGGTTATTTCTTGAGCAGAAACCCGTTAAGGATCCTCAGAATAATAAAGACAAGTCTGTGGAAAGTTTACAATTCGGCTCCTTGAATCTTGTTCCAGAGAATTCTTCAGTAAATACTAATGGCGAGTTGAAGAAAGGTCAAGCTGATGGGACAGTTAAATCTCGTCCTTCTAGCTCTCAAAAGAGACTTGATGCTTCTATACCTGTCAACTCTGATAAGATTGTTGATAATGATGCGACTCTCCCAAGAAAACACTCCTCAAGAGTTCCAGAGCATGTGGGAGAAAATGGAATCGTTAAAGAGGTCTCTGAAAGAAAATCTCTCAACAATGATGTGGCGGTGGAGACGGATCCTACTGGTGTGGATAAGTTGGGTTTGTCAGATGGTGAGAGTGATTCTTTGTACAAAGTTTCAAGCTCAAAGTTCCAAGCTCTGGATAGTGAAAATTTCTCAAGTGATTCTTCATCTGGCagcataaaaagaaagaaaaaccagATGGTTCCTACTGAACCTGTTCCACCTGTTAAAGACTTTACACCTAGAGGGTTGATAAATGCTGGGAACTTGTGCTTCCTCAATGCAACATTGCAAGCGTTGCTTTCATGTTCTCCTTTTGTGCAGCTCCTCCAGGGAATACAACTTAAAGATATTATAAAG GCTGAGTCTCCAACCTTAACTGCATTTTCAGAGTTCATCTCTGAATTAGATGTGCCAAGCAATACCAGCATCAGAAATAATGTTACCGTCGTTGAAGCTGGTAGACCTTTTACACCTGCCATGTTCGAGGGAGTCCTTAGAAAGTTTACCCCAGATGTGCTCAACAACATGTCTGGCAGGCCAAG GCAAGAAGATGCTCAagagtttttgagttttataatGGACCAAATGCATGATGAATTGTTGAAACTCAGGGAACACTCCCCCAAAGTTACTGCTCCTAATTCATTGGTTGTTTCTTCACCCAATGAGGACGATGAATGGGAAACAGTTGGacccaaaaacaaatcagctgTGACAAGGACACAAAGCTTTGTTCCGTCTGAGCTCAGTGATATATTTGGTGGGCAGCTAAGAAGCGTAGTGAAGGCTCAAG GGAGCAAGGCTTCTGCTACTGTGCAGCCATATCTCTTACTTCACCTTGATATTCACCCGGAAGGCGTGCTTAGAATAGAAGAG GCATTGCAGTTGTTTTCTGCCCAAGAAGATCTTGAAGGATATAGAGCCTCGGTTACTGGGAAG GCTGGTGTAGTGAGTGCTAGTAAGTCGATAAAGATACAGAAACTCTCAAAGATAATGATACTACACCTAATGCGTTTTAGCTACGGAAGCCAAGGGAGTACTAAGTTGCATAAACGCGTTAAGTTTCCCCTCGAACTCAACTTAAACCGCAGCCTTCTTGTTTCTTCATCCAATGAG AGTTTAAAATATGAACTTGTGGCAACGATTACCCACCATGGAGGGGATCCTTCAAAAGGGCACTACACCACAGATGCGCGACGAAAGAATGATCAGTGGCTAAGGTTCGATGATGCGTCGGTGACCGCCATAGGGACAAAACAGGTGTTGCACGACCAAGCGTATGTCCTTTTCTACAAACAAGTGTAA
- the LOC104721749 gene encoding uncharacterized protein LOC104721749 translates to MSTRLGVSNFFFIVFLVLLFVGASEALRPWKVPVIIRDGVQINYYQTEEYDPIMEKADSASFGDQINEIDTNSAYYAYLHTKRLNIYGEDWLWRIDFLVILFCFSLLLTNLSFRAFFCITSICSARVSKS, encoded by the coding sequence ATGTCAACTAGATTGGGAGTAAGcaacttttttttcattgtcTTCCTCGTCTTGCTTTTTGTGGGTGCTTCAGAGGCTCTCCGTCCTTGGAAAGTCCCGGTCATCATTCGTGATGGAGtccaaataaattattatcaaacTGAGGAATATGACCCAATCATGGAGAAGGCCGACTCGGCATCTTTTGGTGACCAAATCAACGAGATTGACACCAACTCGGCATACTATGCTTACTTGCATACCAAGCGTCTAAACATCTACGGCGAGGATTGGCTATGGAGGATTGATTTCCTtgtcattcttttttgtttctctctattGTTGACCAATTTATCTTTTAGAGCTTTCTTTTGTATCACAAGCATATGTTCTGCTAGGGTTTCAAAATCTTAA
- the LOC104721750 gene encoding uncharacterized protein LOC104721750 has product MAIGSRVLICLTMILVISGTLLVPGHGTCQGDIEGLMKECAVYVQRPGAMVNPSAACCRVVKRSDISCACGRITASVLKMIDMDKVVHVSAFCGKPLAHGTKCGSYVVP; this is encoded by the exons ATGGCCATAGGTTCTCGTGTTTTGATTTGTCTGACCATGATCCTTGTAATTTCAGGAACACTACTAGTTCCAGGGCATGGAACGTGCCAAGGTGACATCGAAGGTCTCATGAAAGAGTGTGCCGTCTACGTGCAGCGTCCAGGCGCAATGGTAAACCCCTCTGCAGCGTGCTGCAGAGTCGTTAAGAGATCAGACATCTCTTGCGCGTGTGGCCGTATCACAGCTTCAGTGCTAAAAATGATAGACATGGATAAGGTTGTTCATGTCTCTGCCTTTTGTGGGAAGCCTCTAGCTCATGGTACCAAGTGTGGAA GTTACGTTGTGCCATGA
- the LOC104721747 gene encoding ubiquitin carboxyl-terminal hydrolase 24 isoform X3 has translation MIEKKVFVFGSFTEHETRLFLEQKPVKDPQNNKDKSVESLQFGSLNLVPENSSVNTNGELKKGQADGTVKSRPSSSQKRLDASIPVNSDKIVDNDATLPRKHSSRVPEHVGENGIVKEVSERKSLNNDVAVETDPTGVDKLGLSDGESDSLYKVSSSKFQALDSENFSSDSSSGSIKRKKNQMVPTEPVPPVKDFTPRGLINAGNLCFLNATLQALLSCSPFVQLLQGIQLKDIIKAESPTLTAFSEFISELDVPSNTSIRNNVTVVEAGRPFTPAMFEGVLRKFTPDVLNNMSGRPRQEDAQEFLSFIMDQMHDELLKLREHSPKVTAPNSLVVSSPNEDDEWETVGPKNKSAVTRTQSFVPSELSDIFGGQLRSVVKAQGSKASATVQPYLLLHLDIHPEGVLRIEEALQLFSAQEDLEGYRASVTGKAGVVSASKSIKIQKLSKIMILHLMRFSYGSQGSTKLHKRVKFPLELNLNRSLLVSSSNESLKYELVATITHHGGDPSKGHYTTDARRKNDQWLRFDDASVTAIGTKQVLHDQAYVLFYKQV, from the exons ATGATTGAAAAGAAG GTATTTGTGTTTGGATCCTTTACAGAACATGAAACCAGGTTATTTCTTGAGCAGAAACCCGTTAAGGATCCTCAGAATAATAAAGACAAGTCTGTGGAAAGTTTACAATTCGGCTCCTTGAATCTTGTTCCAGAGAATTCTTCAGTAAATACTAATGGCGAGTTGAAGAAAGGTCAAGCTGATGGGACAGTTAAATCTCGTCCTTCTAGCTCTCAAAAGAGACTTGATGCTTCTATACCTGTCAACTCTGATAAGATTGTTGATAATGATGCGACTCTCCCAAGAAAACACTCCTCAAGAGTTCCAGAGCATGTGGGAGAAAATGGAATCGTTAAAGAGGTCTCTGAAAGAAAATCTCTCAACAATGATGTGGCGGTGGAGACGGATCCTACTGGTGTGGATAAGTTGGGTTTGTCAGATGGTGAGAGTGATTCTTTGTACAAAGTTTCAAGCTCAAAGTTCCAAGCTCTGGATAGTGAAAATTTCTCAAGTGATTCTTCATCTGGCagcataaaaagaaagaaaaaccagATGGTTCCTACTGAACCTGTTCCACCTGTTAAAGACTTTACACCTAGAGGGTTGATAAATGCTGGGAACTTGTGCTTCCTCAATGCAACATTGCAAGCGTTGCTTTCATGTTCTCCTTTTGTGCAGCTCCTCCAGGGAATACAACTTAAAGATATTATAAAG GCTGAGTCTCCAACCTTAACTGCATTTTCAGAGTTCATCTCTGAATTAGATGTGCCAAGCAATACCAGCATCAGAAATAATGTTACCGTCGTTGAAGCTGGTAGACCTTTTACACCTGCCATGTTCGAGGGAGTCCTTAGAAAGTTTACCCCAGATGTGCTCAACAACATGTCTGGCAGGCCAAG GCAAGAAGATGCTCAagagtttttgagttttataatGGACCAAATGCATGATGAATTGTTGAAACTCAGGGAACACTCCCCCAAAGTTACTGCTCCTAATTCATTGGTTGTTTCTTCACCCAATGAGGACGATGAATGGGAAACAGTTGGacccaaaaacaaatcagctgTGACAAGGACACAAAGCTTTGTTCCGTCTGAGCTCAGTGATATATTTGGTGGGCAGCTAAGAAGCGTAGTGAAGGCTCAAG GGAGCAAGGCTTCTGCTACTGTGCAGCCATATCTCTTACTTCACCTTGATATTCACCCGGAAGGCGTGCTTAGAATAGAAGAGGCATTGCAGTTGTTTTCTGCCCAAGAAGATCTTGAAGGATATAGAGCCTCGGTTACTGGGAAG GCTGGTGTAGTGAGTGCTAGTAAGTCGATAAAGATACAGAAACTCTCAAAGATAATGATACTACACCTAATGCGTTTTAGCTACGGAAGCCAAGGGAGTACTAAGTTGCATAAACGCGTTAAGTTTCCCCTCGAACTCAACTTAAACCGCAGCCTTCTTGTTTCTTCATCCAATGAG AGTTTAAAATATGAACTTGTGGCAACGATTACCCACCATGGAGGGGATCCTTCAAAAGGGCACTACACCACAGATGCGCGACGAAAGAATGATCAGTGGCTAAGGTTCGATGATGCGTCGGTGACCGCCATAGGGACAAAACAGGTGTTGCACGACCAAGCGTATGTCCTTTTCTACAAACAAGTGTAA
- the LOC104721747 gene encoding ubiquitin carboxyl-terminal hydrolase 24 isoform X1 has protein sequence MIEKKVFVFGSFTEHETRLFLEQKPVKDPQNNKDKSVESLQFGSLNLVPENSSVNTNGELKKGQADGTVKSRPSSSQKRLDASIPVNSDKIVDNDATLPRKHSSRVPEHVGENGIVKEVSERKSLNNDVAVETDPTGVDKLGLSDGESDSLYKVSSSKFQALDSENFSSDSSSGSIKRKKNQMVPTEPVPPVKDFTPRGLINAGNLCFLNATLQALLSCSPFVQLLQGIQLKDIIKAESPTLTAFSEFISELDVPSNTSIRNNVTVVEAGRPFTPAMFEGVLRKFTPDVLNNMSGRPRQEDAQEFLSFIMDQMHDELLKLREHSPKVTAPNSLVVSSPNEDDEWETVGPKNKSAVTRTQSFVPSELSDIFGGQLRSVVKAQGSKASATVQPYLLLHLDIHPEGVLRIEEALQLFSAQEDLEGYRASVTGKAGVVSASKSIKIQKLSKIMILHLMRFSYGSQGSTKLHKRVKFPLELNLNRSLLVSSSNESLKYELVATITHHGGDPSKGHYTTDARRKNDQWLRFDDASVTAIGTKQVLHDQAYVLFYKQV, from the exons ATGATTGAAAAGAAG GTATTTGTGTTTGGATCCTTTACAGAACATGAAACCAGGTTATTTCTTGAGCAGAAACCCGTTAAGGATCCTCAGAATAATAAAGACAAGTCTGTGGAAAGTTTACAATTCGGCTCCTTGAATCTTGTTCCAGAGAATTCTTCAGTAAATACTAATGGCGAGTTGAAGAAAGGTCAAGCTGATGGGACAGTTAAATCTCGTCCTTCTAGCTCTCAAAAGAGACTTGATGCTTCTATACCTGTCAACTCTGATAAGATTGTTGATAATGATGCGACTCTCCCAAGAAAACACTCCTCAAGAGTTCCAGAGCATGTGGGAGAAAATGGAATCGTTAAAGAGGTCTCTGAAAGAAAATCTCTCAACAATGATGTGGCGGTGGAGACGGATCCTACTGGTGTGGATAAGTTGGGTTTGTCAGATGGTGAGAGTGATTCTTTGTACAAAGTTTCAAGCTCAAAGTTCCAAGCTCTGGATAGTGAAAATTTCTCAAGTGATTCTTCATCTGGCagcataaaaagaaagaaaaaccagATGGTTCCTACTGAACCTGTTCCACCTGTTAAAGACTTTACACCTAGAGGGTTGATAAATGCTGGGAACTTGTGCTTCCTCAATGCAACATTGCAAGCGTTGCTTTCATGTTCTCCTTTTGTGCAGCTCCTCCAGGGAATACAACTTAAAGATATTATAAAG GCTGAGTCTCCAACCTTAACTGCATTTTCAGAGTTCATCTCTGAATTAGATGTGCCAAGCAATACCAGCATCAGAAATAATGTTACCGTCGTTGAAGCTGGTAGACCTTTTACACCTGCCATGTTCGAGGGAGTCCTTAGAAAGTTTACCCCAGATGTGCTCAACAACATGTCTGGCAGGCCAAG GCAAGAAGATGCTCAagagtttttgagttttataatGGACCAAATGCATGATGAATTGTTGAAACTCAGGGAACACTCCCCCAAAGTTACTGCTCCTAATTCATTGGTTGTTTCTTCACCCAATGAGGACGATGAATGGGAAACAGTTGGacccaaaaacaaatcagctgTGACAAGGACACAAAGCTTTGTTCCGTCTGAGCTCAGTGATATATTTGGTGGGCAGCTAAGAAGCGTAGTGAAGGCTCAAG GGAGCAAGGCTTCTGCTACTGTGCAGCCATATCTCTTACTTCACCTTGATATTCACCCGGAAGGCGTGCTTAGAATAGAAGAGGCATTGCAG TTGTTTTCTGCCCAAGAAGATCTTGAAGGATATAGAGCCTCGGTTACTGGGAAG GCTGGTGTAGTGAGTGCTAGTAAGTCGATAAAGATACAGAAACTCTCAAAGATAATGATACTACACCTAATGCGTTTTAGCTACGGAAGCCAAGGGAGTACTAAGTTGCATAAACGCGTTAAGTTTCCCCTCGAACTCAACTTAAACCGCAGCCTTCTTGTTTCTTCATCCAATGAG AGTTTAAAATATGAACTTGTGGCAACGATTACCCACCATGGAGGGGATCCTTCAAAAGGGCACTACACCACAGATGCGCGACGAAAGAATGATCAGTGGCTAAGGTTCGATGATGCGTCGGTGACCGCCATAGGGACAAAACAGGTGTTGCACGACCAAGCGTATGTCCTTTTCTACAAACAAGTGTAA